From Calonectris borealis chromosome 9, bCalBor7.hap1.2, whole genome shotgun sequence, one genomic window encodes:
- the GP5 gene encoding platelet glycoprotein V → MLVFRLSVMIKLFFQLDASICPEKCDCSSENAIHCSGPHIKDLESLNLPCNMTEIHITDTNVTYLQDVFSRMVELQHLILSSNNISLISPMAFKGLRRLKALKLLDNKLVKLPPEVFDDMVQLQQLIIENNRLKSIEENLFDELASLEELFLNKNQLTALPSGVLKKLAKLKVLNLSRNYLAALPRNIFSALTRLEKLMLYFNRLSAIESGMFDSLKELLELFLHSNNIQSIAPDAFHCLHKLRSLTLSRNKLEVLPLGLFLHLHNLSKLTLYRNPLKSLPEVLFGEMRHLGSLWLYHTKLSTIPDFVFSNLTNLELLVLSFNPELSVLPKNVFSGLNELRGLSLHTNNISSLPEGIFLSLQKLQNISLFDSRLEALPRNLFHNLKHLQKVYLNSTKLQSLPGDFFTALPELQEVFLDDNPWKCDCQILGFQEWLQKSMEIVKNVPSLMCDSPLALQNISLVALRNHHLKCLPPTAITYQMFSSTYSQALTSLVTEHLTSSWETTVTVVSDTDTSTPTSIPVATPGFTYSHVRDVGRPRFHFSDVPTQASASIIVETNNVRGTDLTTLAWWDELPARRSAKPYFNTRIAYCQLLLCLYTLILALQTVTIVLSLYVMGKTRQLLHSRNIPAQPVVLIKFLRR, encoded by the coding sequence ATGTTGGTGTTTCGTTTGTCAGTGATGATCAAGCTTTTCTTCCAGCTGGATGCATCTATTTGTCCTGAGAAATGCGACTGCTCTTCAGAAAATGCAATTCATTGCTCTGGTCCCCACATAAAAGACCTGGAATCGTTAAATCTGCCTTGCAACATGACAGAAATTCACATAACGGACACTAATGTAACATACTTGCAGGATGTTTTTTCTAGGATGGTGGAACTGCAACATCTCATCTTGTCTTCAAACAACATCTCTCTGATTTCACCAATGGCTTTTAAAGGCTTGAGAAGGCTAAAAGCCCTCAAGCTGCTAGATAATAAGCTGGTCAAACTTCCCCCAGAAGTGTTTGATGACATGGTACAGCTTCAGCAATTGATCATTGAAAATAACAGGTTGAAATCCATCGAAGAAAATCTGTTTGATGAACTAGCTAGTTTGGAGGAGCTTTTCTTGAACAAGAACCAACTAACAGCACTTCCTAGTGGCGTGCTGAAGAAACTTGCCAAACTCAAAGTACTGAACTTGTCGAGAAATTATTTGGCAGCACTGCCTAGAAATATATTTAGCGCGTTAACCAGGCTTGAGAAGCTGATGCTGTATTTTAACAGGCTGTCTGCAATAGAGTCTGGTATGTTTGATAGCCTGAAGGAGCTGCTGGAACTCTTCCTGCATTCCAATAACATCCAGTCCATCGCCCCTGATGCATTTCATTGTCTTCATAAACTGAGAAGCCTAACGCTCTCCAGAAACAAGCTTGAGGTTTTGCCTCTTGggctttttctgcatttgcatAACCTGTCTAAATTGACCTTGTACAGGAACCCCCTGAAGTCTCTTCCAGAAGTATTGTTTGGAGAAATGAGGCATCTTGGTAGCCTGTGGCTGTATCACACAAAGCTCTCAACAATACCAGATTTTGTGTTCAGTAACTTGACAAATTTAGAGCTTCTTGTGCTGAGTTTTAATCCAGAGCTTAGTGTTCTTCCCAAGAATGTATTCAGTGGTCTGAATGAACTGCGGGGCCTTTCTCTGCATACAAATAATATTTCCAGTCTGCCAGAGGGCATCTTCCTGAGCCTTCAGAAACTGCAGAACATTTCCCTTTTTGATTCGAGGCTTGAGGCTCTTCCTAGAAACCTCTTTCATAATCTCAAGCACCTTCAGAAAGTTTACCTCAATAGTACTAAGCTGCAGTCTCTTCCTGGAGATTTCTTTACCGCTTTACCTGAGCTGCAAGAAGTCTTCCTTGACGACAACCCTTGGAAATGCGATTGCCAAATTCTTGGCTTCCAAGAGTGGCTCCAAAAGAGCATGGAGATAGTTAAAAATGTGCCATCTCTAATGTGTGACAGCCCGCTGGCACTACAGAATATTTCTCTTGTGGCTCTAAGAAATCATCACCTGAAGTGCCTGCCACCCACAGCCATTACATACCAGATGTTCAGCTCAACGTATTCCCAGGCTTTGACTTCTCTTGTGACGGAACACTTGACATCATCTTGGGAGACTACTGTAACAGTGGTGTCTGACACGGATACCAGCACACCCACATCAATTCCTGTTGCAACTCCAGGCTTTACCTACTCACATGTTCGAGATGTTGGACGGCCTAGGTTTCATTTCTCAGATGTTCCAACACAAGCTTCTGCCAGCATCATAGTAGAAACCAACAATGTCAGAGGAACAGATTTAACTACTCTTGCTTGGTGGGATGAGCTGCCAGCCCGCAGGAGTGCTAAGCCCTATTTTAATACCAGAATTGCTTATTGTCAGTTATTATTGTGTCTTTACACTTTGATTTTAGCACTCCAGACTGTAACCATTGTGCTCAGTCTGTATGTGATGGGTAAAACCAGGCAGCTCTTGCACTCCAGAAATATTCCTGCTCAGCCTGTAGTTCTGATAAAATTTTTAAGAAGATAG